The region GGGCTCGCCGGTCAGTTCGTTGCGCAAGGTCAGATTGAAGCCGGCAGACGGTACGCCCGGCGAACCGAGTTTGGTCGGCAACGCCTGAACGCCGCGCGGAATCGCCAGAATCGGCCAGCCGGTCTCGGTCTGCCAGTAGTTGTCGATCACCGGCTTGCCGAGCGCGTCGGCGATCCATGCGGCGGTCGGTTCGTCGAGCGGTTCGCCGGCCAGGAACAGCGCGCGCAGGCTCGACAGGTCGGCTTTCTTCAGCAGCGCGGGGTCCTGCTTTTTCAGCACGCGCAGCGCGGTCGGCGCGGTGAACATCAGGTTGATCTTGTGCTGCGCGACGAGGCGCCACCAGATGCCGCCGTCCGGGCGAATCGGCGTGCCTTCGTACATCACGGTGGTCAGGCCTGCGATCAGCGGCGCGTAGACGATGTAGCTATGGCCGACCACCCAGCCCACATCCGACGCCGTGAACATCGTGTCGCCGGGCTGGCCCTGAAAGATGTGTTCCATCGATGCCGCCAGCGCCACCGCATAGCCGCCCACATCCCGCTGCACGCCCTTCGGCTTGCCGGTCGTGCCCGATGTGTACAGCACATACGAAGGCTCGTTCGATTCGAGCCACTCGCACGGCACATGGGCGTCGAAAAACTGCCCGCGCAGTGGCTCGTAGGCGACCAGATAGCTTGCGTTGAGACGCTCGGGAGCGAGTTGCCGGTCGATCAGCAACACGTGCGGGGTCTTGTGCGCTGCCCGCGCGAGCGCTTCGTCGACGAGCGGCGTGTAGTCGATTACTTTGCCGCCGCGCGCGCCGGCGTCGGCGGTAACGATCAGCACGGGTTTCGCATCGTCGATGCGGGCGGCGAGATTCGGCGGGGCGAAGCCGCCGAACACCACTGAGTGAATCGCGCCGAGCCGCGCGCAGGCGAGCATCGCGAACAGCGCTTCGGGGATCATCGGCAGATAGAGGAGCACGACGTCGCCACGCTTTACGCCTAGCGAGCGCATCACCGCGGCCATGCGGTTGATTTCCGCGTACAGATCGGCGTACGTGTAGCGCCGCTCGATGCCGGTTTCCGTCGACACATACACCAGCGCGTTCTGTTGCGCGCGCTCGGCCAGATGCCGGTCCACCGCGTTATGGCACAGGTTCGTGCGCCCGCCGACAAACCAGCGCGCAAACGGCGGATTCGAGCGGTCGAGCACACTGTCGAACGGCGTCTCCCAATGAATCCGCCGCGCTTCGTCGCGCCAGAATGCCTCGGGGTTCTCGATCGAACGGCGGTGGAAGTCGCGATAGCTTGTCATCGGCGGCGATCCTTCTGCTGCATGAGTGAAGGAATTTCGAGTCGCACGCCCGGTTTGTACGGCGCGAGAGCGGGGGCGTGTATCCGCGCAAGCATAGAGCACGTGCGGCCGTGGGGACAACGCGGGTTCACCATGAGCGGGGCAGGGGCGATCCAGATGGCAGACCCTTGGCCCAAAGAAAAAAGGCGCCGCAGCGCCTTCTTCCTCATGCAACTGCCGGGCGAACCCATCAAGCTTGCGCGCGCTTGCCTTCGACATCCGGCAGAAACACCGTCAGCATGCCGATCAGCGGCAGGAACGAGCAGACCTTGTACACATACGCGATGCTGGTGGCGTCGGCCAACTGGCCGAGCACGGCCGCGCCGATCCCGCCCATGCCGAACGCGAAACCGAAGAACAACCCCGCAACCATCCCTACTTTGCCGGGGATCAGCTCCTGCGCATAGACGAGGATCGCCGAGAACGCCGAGGCCAGCACCACGCCGATGATCACGGTCAGCACGCCGGTCCAGAACAGGTTGGCATACGGCAGCAGCAGCGTGAACGGCGCGACGCCGAGGATCGACACACAGATCACATATTTGCGGCCGATCCTGTCGCCGATCGGACCGCCGATCACCGTGCCCGCCGCAACCGCCGCGAGGAACACGAACAGATGGACCTGCGCGGCCTGCACCGGCAGATGGAATTTGTCGATCAGATAGAAGGTGAAGTAGCTGTTGATGCTGGCGAGGTAGAAGTACTTCGAGAACACCAGCAGGATCAGTACGCCCATCGCGAACATGACCTTGTTGCGCGACAGCGTCGCGTGCCCGGCCACATTGCGCGCCTTCTTCACCGACGGATGCTGCTTGTACCAGCGGCCGATCTGCGCGAGCACGACGATCGCGACGAGCGCCGCCACCGAAAACCACGCGATGCTGCGCTGGCCGTGCGGAATCACGATCAACGCGGCGAGCAGCGGTCCGAGCGACGAACCCGCATTGCCGCCCACCTGGAACAGCGACTGCGCAAGACCGTGACGACCACCCGAGGCCATCCGCGCTACCCGCGACGACTCCGGATGAAACACCGACGAGCCGCAGCCGACCAGCGCCGCCGCCACCAGCAGCACGCTGAAACTCGGCGCGACCGACATCAGCAGCAGGCCGGCGAGCGTGAAGCCCATGCCGACCGGCAGCGAATACGGCTTCGGATGCTTATCCGTATAGATGCCGACGAGCGGTTGCAGCAGCGACGCGGTGATCTGGTAGGTCAGCGTAATCAGGCCGATCTGGCCGAAGGACAACGAAAAGTTGTCTTTCAGCATTGGGTAGATGGCCAGAATCAGCGACTGGATCATGTCGTTGAGCAGGTGCGAAAAGCTGATCGCACCGAGCACGGAATAGACCGTGCGCTGGACTTTGGCCGCCGGCTGCACGGCGGCGAGGTGGACGGGATTAGCGGTACCGGCTGACGCGCCGGCAAGGGCGCTTTTTTCGAGGCTCGTTTCCATACGCTAGATGAGAGAGAAGGAAAAAGATGACGGGTAATGAATCGAGGCTGCCGACTTAGGTTCATTGCTGGTTTCGATGCCGCGGCATTTCGACGCGGCGCCCGGCGTTGTCAGCTATTTGTCTAAGTTTAATGTGGCTCGTACGAATTGTAAGGACAATTTTTGTCGCGAATCGGACGCTTTGCGTGCCGCAAATGGAAGGGGATCCGACGTTATCGGCACCATGACGGTGCTTGGCGGCTGATGCGTTGCCACGGATAGGCGCGGCTGGCAACCCGTCTCAGAAATACGGTTCGGGTATTTTTGGCCATGTATAAAACGGTCGCGGGCGCGCGGCTTACGAGGCGGCGCTGCCCGGGACCGGGCGACACGCGGTCGGCATGAATGCGGGCAGCGCTAAAGATCGCAGACGTTTATGCCGTAGACCCGGAGAGAGAAGAAGCAATGCCGGAACCGACCTTTTCGGCAGTTCGACACGTGGGGACGAGAAATATGAAAGCAGTTTCGCTGGGTGGCCAGAAGGGCGCGGGGTTCGTACCGGAAGGAGAAGCGGCAGGCAAATCGCAATCGCATGGGCAGGGCGGCCGGGGACCGGCTGTGCGTCTCAAGGGCTTGTCGGTGAAGGCGATGTTGCGGCTGGCGTTCGCGGTGCTGCTGATCGGCACGCTTGCGATCGGCGTGTTTTCGCTTACCCAGATCAGCCGCCTGAACGGTTCCGCGCAGTCCATCTACGACCAGGGGCACGTCGCCAGCCGCGCCGCCGAGGAGGCGCGCGGCCACATGCTGCGCGCGAGCCGCGCGCAAAAGATGCTGCTGACCGCGACCACCGCGAAGGAGCGCGACGAACTCGGCGCCGACATCGATAAGGGTTTGAGCGGCCTTGCCGCGCAACTCGGCACGCTGCAACAGTACGTCGAAGCCTCCGACGCCAAGGCCGTCGATCAGCAGAAGAAATTCGCCGCTGCGGTCGCTACGTGGAGCGGTCACTTGCGCGATTTCGTGACGCTGGTGAAAGCGCAGCCGCTCGATCTGTCGCAGATGAACTGGCAGGTCGGCACGCAGGACGTGTCGCTGCTGGTCGAAACCGGCAAGCTCGAAAAACTCGTCGACGAACTGGTCGCACAGCGCGGCACGGCTGCGAAGGCGACCATCGAGGCGTCGGGCTTTATTTATCACTCGTCGTTCGTGATGATCGCGGTGATGACGGTCGCGCTGATCGTGCTGGCGTTCGGCATCAGCGAATGGGTGGTGCGACGCCTGGGCGCGCAACTCGGCGGCGAGCCGGGATACGCGAAGGAGATTGCCAGCCGGATCGCGGCGGGCGATCTGTCGAATCAGATCGTGCTGGGCCGCAAGGATAAGTCGAGCATGTTGTACGCGCTGCACGACATGCAGAACGGCCTCTCGACCACTGTCTCCGACATTGCAGCGAGCGCCGATGCGATTGCGACTGCATCGGGCGAGATTTCGATGGGCAACCAGGACTTGTCGCAGCGCACCGAGCAACAGGCGATGGCGCTCGAGCGGACTGCGAGCAGCATGGAGCAGTTGACGTCGACGGTACGGCAGAACGCGGACAACGCGAAGCAGGCGAGCACGCTGGCCAATAACGCCTCGGAGATCGCCGAGAAGGGCGGCGACGTGGTGAGCCGCGTGGTCGCGACGATGAATGAGATCAACGATAGCGCGCGGAGTATTGGCGACATCATTGGCGTGATTGAGGGGATTGCTTTTCAGACCAATATTCTGGCTTTGAATGCGGCTGTTGAGGCTGCGCGGGCTGGTGAAGAAGGGCGTGGGTTTTCTGTTGTTGCTGCCGAAGTACGGAATCTGGCTCAGCGGAGTGCGGCTGCTGCAAAGGAGATCAAGGGGTTGATCAGTACCTCTGTCGAGCGGGTGAGCAATGGGTCGACTTTGGCCCAGGATGCTGGGCAGACTATGGATGAAGTCGTTAAGGCCGTGAAGCGCGTGACCGACATCATGGGAGAGATTTCGGCTGCTTCTTCCGAGCAGAGTGCTGGGATTGAAGAGATTAACCTTGCGGTTACGCAGATGGATTCTGGTACTCAACAGAATGCCGCTCTTGTTGAGCAGGCTACTGCGGCTGCTCGGTCTTTGGATGATCAGGCGCGGGGGTTGAAGTTGATGGTAGGGAAGTTTAGGTTGTAAATTTGTGGGTTTTTTCCCTGCGCGGGGCTTGCTGTCTGTTTGCCTACGGCGTTGGCCTTTCCTTGATTTCTTAGTGGTCTATTAGCGTCGCCCCTGTGCGGGGCAGGCACTTACTTTCTTTGCCGCCGCAAAGAAAGTAAGCAAAGAAAGCGGCTTCACACCGCTAATTCTTAAGCGGGTCCCCTGGCTTGGAGGAGGTAGTGGAGCATCTGGAATCTGTGTTCTCGCGCATTCCGCGTGAGTGACAAGGCAGTCATACTTCCGGCGGCGCTGCGCGCGCCGACGCGGTACTTCATCGAACCGCTCGCCAATTTCGCGTCTACGTTTTGCCCGGCGCAGTGGCTCACCGTCCGTCCCCCATGCCTCGCCGAGGCGCTCGCGTTTTGTCCGGCGCGTTGGCCCGCCGTTGCATTGCCAATCTTCACTGTAGTACCGGCTCTTCGCTCCGCGTGATGGCCCGCACTCGCACATTCGGGCGCTTCGCCGAGGCGAAGCCGATGGCTCCCACCGCGCGCAAACGAAGTCACTGGTTTCCCTTGCAGACCGTTCCGGCGAGCACGTAGTGCGAGGCGGGAAGAATGATGCCGGAGGCGCCTATCTGCGATCGGTGTTGGGAAGTACCGCGACGGCGCGCGCAGCGCCGCCGGAAGTATGACTGCCTTGTCACCAGCGCGGAATGCGCGAGAACACCGATTCCAGATGCTCCACTACCTCCTCCAAGCCAGGGGACCCGCTTAAGGGTTAGCGGTGTGAAGCGGCGGATTCAACCGGTCGTTGCAACACCTCTGTTCCAATACGGAAATGGAGAGTGGAGCACGATGGAACGACAAAGAAGACCGTGGTTAAACACGGTGCAGAAGGCCGAAATCTGGAAGCTGTGGCGTGAGGGCGAGTCGCTGAGCGCAATCGCGCGGATGCTCGAGCGCCAGCCGAGTGCGGTTTATCGTGTGGTGAACAGGAACGGCGGGATTGCCCCGGCCGCCCGCACACGATCTGCGCGCGCGCTGACGCTGGCCGAGCGCGAGGAGATATCGCGAGCCCTGGTCGCAGACAGAACGATGGGCCAGATTGCACTGCAACTGGGGCGCTCGAAATCGACCATCAGCCGGGAAATCGCGCGTAACGGCGGCAGCCACAGGTATCGGGCGCACGAGGCCGATGCGAACGCCTGGGAGCGTGCACGGCGGCCGAAGGTGTGTGCGCTGTCGGGCAATGGGCGCCTGCGCCGGCTGGTGGCAGCCAGGCTCAAATTACAATGGGCCCCTGTACAGATAGCGGGGTGGCTCAGGCGCGAGTTCCGGGTCAACAAGGACATGCAGATATCTCACGAGACGATCTACCGGAGCCTGTTCATCCAGGCGCGCGGGGTCCTTAAAAAGGAACTCGTTGAGCATCTTCGTACGAACCGCACGATGCGCCAGGCAAAGAGCGCCTCGGCAAGCGGCCAGAACAGGGGCAGGATAGCCGGGGCAGTGTCGATCAGCGAAAGGCCAGCCGAGGTGGAGGACCGTGCGGTACCGGGCCATTGGGAAGGCGATCTGCTGGCGGGCTCGAACAACACCTACATTGCCACACTGGTGGAGCGGCACTCGCGTTATGTGATGCTGGTCAAGGTGGCAGGCAAGGACACGGCAAGCGTGGTGTCCGCGCTGATCAGGCAGGTGAACAAACTGCCCAAACAACTGCGTGGATCACTGACATGGGACCGCGGCACGGAGATGGCGAGCCACCGGAACTTCACGATTGCCACGGACGTGCAGGTGTATTTCTGCGATCCGCGAAGCCCATGGCAACGGGGCAGCAACGAGAACACGAATGGCCTGCTGCGTCAGTACTTCCCCAAAGGCAAGCCGGTGGACGGCTATTCGCAGGCGGAATTGAACAAGGTCGCCGCGCGCCTGAACGGTCGACCCCGTCAGACCTTGCAATTTATGAACCCTGCTGAAAAACTGGCAGAAACGTTGGGTGTTGCATTGACCGGTTGAATCCGCCGCCGCTTTCTTTGCTTACTTTCTTTGCGGCGGCAAAGAAAGTAAGTGCCTGCCCCGCACAGGGGCGACGCTAATAGACCACTAAGAAATCAAGGAAAGGCCACCACCGCAGGCACACAGACAAGAAGCGCCGCGAAAGCAACCCCATCAACCAGGATTAACAACAACAGTACAAGTAATGCCTGCTGCAAGCACAACATCATCAGGCACGGAATCAATCCGAACCCTAACAGGCACACGCTGTGCCAATCGCACCCAGTTGAAAGTCGGATTCACATCCGCCAGCAACTCGCGGCTTTCGGGATTATCCCGATCATAAATCCCTCGAGAGATGCTCTCGACGTGCCCCTGGAGGGTGCCACCACTCATCAGCCGAACTTCGGCCTTATCTCCAACGCGAACATGAGGAAGCTTCGTCTCTTCGAAGTACCCATAAACCCAGAAGGAATGACTATCGACAATAGCCAGCTTGGCAGAGCCAGCAGTCGCATAATCCCCACGAAAAACATTAAGGTTAGTGACATAACCGTCCACAGGCGAAACAACCCGCGTCCGCGCAAGATTCAACTTGGCCGCATCGAGCGCAGCCAGCGCTTGCTGATAAGCAGCATCAGCAGCAGAAGCCGTGTGAGTAGCATTCTCACGGCTCTCTTTGGAGACGACCAAAGCATCCATATCCGCGCGCCGCTGCGCATCATCCCGCCGCATCTGCAACTCAGCTTTGCGCGCCGCAACCGCAGCTTGAGCCTGCTCGACAGCAATCTCATAGTGCGACGGATCGATCTGCATCAACAGATCGCCCTTTTTTACCAACTGGTTGTCCTTCACCGCTAGGTCGACAACCGCGCCGGAGACGTCAGGCGCCACATTCACAATCTCAGCGCGCACGCGTCCATCACGAGTCCATGGTTCATCCATGTAGTGAACCCACAACACGCGTCCAATCAAAATCGCGACGATAAAAATAATGGCTGTCGCGACGAAGCCCACAATATTTCGGATGGTCATGTTTCGACTCTGATCAACGATAAACGGCGAGACCCAGCACGCCGCACATACACACGAGCAAGCTGGCCCGGAATAGGGATGGATGCCACACCACGCGATACAAGCCCGTATAGGCAATCACGCGGTCCAACACCCAGGTAAGCGCGGCGCCCGCGATAAACAGCAGCACGATGGCCGGCACGTAGGCGTCGAAAACGGCAATATCACGTGGCATGACGAACTCCTTCAGACGCGTCGGCTCGTCCGCTCACCAGCGTTTCCAGCGGCGATTGCGGATCGAGCAGCGCGGTACGAATGAAATGCAGTTGACTCAGGATGCGTTGCAGTTGATGTCGCTCCTCACGCGGCAGCGTGAAAGTCGCCAGCATCTGCTGAACCGCGGCGATCGCATCGATGGTCGCCGCCAACGCGCGGTCCAGGCGGTCCGCGCGCGCCTGCTCGAAGAGCGCGGTCACCGCATTGCGCATCGCCCGCAACGACACGCGCCACGGCATCGTCTTCGCATAGCGCGCGTCGGCGGGCAGCGCCGCCACTTCGCGGCGCAGATCGATCATCGCGTTGCCCACTTCGAGCACCGAGAACAGCCAGCGCAAGGTCTCACGCTTGAGCTCGGGTTCGTTCGGCGCGAGCGCGTTGATCTGGAACATCAGATCACGCGCGCCGCTCTCGAAGCGCGAACGCACCCGGCTCATGCCCGCGCGGCTCGCCAGCACCACCTGGCGGCGCAGGTCCATCAGCAGGCGGTTGCGCAGCCACGGCGTCGACGGCGGCAGCAGCACCGCAAAGGCAATCGACGACACCAGCATCGACAGCAGCAGCGCTATCGCATCATTGATGAAGCCGCTCGGATCGTAGTGAATCACGTTGTCCGGTCCGGCCAGGAAACAGAAGAAGATGCAGTAGCCGACGCCGTAGCCGGCCAGCGACGGGCGCGTCGTCATGAATACGCCGAGCAGCAGGAACGGCGTGAGCACGGCGCACAGCAGCGGAAAACCGTCGATGTGCGGATACACGCCGAATACCGCGATCATCCCCATCACCGAGGCGATCAGCGTGCCGCCGCCCATCTGGATCGCCGTGCGCATTGGATTCGGTGACGACGACGCCAGCGCGCAGGTCGCTGCCGCGGTCAGCACGAGCGTCGTGCCGCTCGGCCACGCGGTCGCGATCCAGAACGCGCCGAGCACCATCATGACGATGGCCGCGCGCAAGCCGGCTACGCCCGCTGCGATCGCATTGGTCTTCGGCTCGTAACGCTCGATCCAGCGTTCGCGCTCGTGCATATCGACGGCGAGCGACGCATAAGTCGCCGCGTACGCATGCAGATCGTCGACGAAGCGGTACAGCAGTTCTGCACCGGTGTCGAAATCGAGCAGCGGCGCATCCGCATGTGTTTCCAGTGCGTCGCGCGTCGCGCGCACGCGCCTGGGCAACGCGGCTTTGTAGGCATCGAGTTGCGCGGCGGCGTGCGCGGCGTCGGCGGCGCTCAGCACGGGTTCGCCGGACTTCGCGAGCAGCGGGGCGATTTCCTTGAAGTACGGTTCGAGTGCATCGATCGCGACGGCCGCGCCGCTTGTGTTTGCATCGCGCAGCCGGTTCATCAATTGATGCAGCGCATGAAAGCGCGTCGATGCCGTCATGAACTCGCTGTTCAGACGCGCCAGGCGCCCGCCGCGCATCCGTGAGTCGGGGCCTTCGAACACGGCCACGCTGCGCGCCGCTTCGAAACCGACGATGTCGGCGACAAAGCGCGCGTTGGTGGCCTCGATCTGCGCGCGGTCGTTGCGGCCCGCCAGCGACGCGCACACGTACTCGACGAACGCTGAGAAGCGCGCGCGCACGGTGCTGCGCATCTGCAAGCCGGCGTACTGCGGCAAGACGAGGCCGCTGACCGCGCCAGCGCAGACGATGCCGACCACCACTTCGGCGACCCGAGTGAGGGCGCTCAGAAACGCGCCGTCCGGATGCTGCGAAGCGGGAATGCCGATCAGCGCGGCGGTATAGCCGGCCAGCACGAAACCGTAGGATTTGAAGTTGCGGTTGCGCGCGGCGCCCGCGGTGCAGATGCCG is a window of Paraburkholderia sp. IMGN_8 DNA encoding:
- a CDS encoding propionate--CoA ligase, with translation MTSYRDFHRRSIENPEAFWRDEARRIHWETPFDSVLDRSNPPFARWFVGGRTNLCHNAVDRHLAERAQQNALVYVSTETGIERRYTYADLYAEINRMAAVMRSLGVKRGDVVLLYLPMIPEALFAMLACARLGAIHSVVFGGFAPPNLAARIDDAKPVLIVTADAGARGGKVIDYTPLVDEALARAAHKTPHVLLIDRQLAPERLNASYLVAYEPLRGQFFDAHVPCEWLESNEPSYVLYTSGTTGKPKGVQRDVGGYAVALAASMEHIFQGQPGDTMFTASDVGWVVGHSYIVYAPLIAGLTTVMYEGTPIRPDGGIWWRLVAQHKINLMFTAPTALRVLKKQDPALLKKADLSSLRALFLAGEPLDEPTAAWIADALGKPVIDNYWQTETGWPILAIPRGVQALPTKLGSPGVPSAGFNLTLRNELTGEPCAPGEKGVLTLGYPLPPGCMSTVWGDDKRFVSTYWSSIPNQQVYSTFDWGIQDKDGYVTILGRTDDVINVAGHRLGTREIEEALSSHAAVAEVAVVGVTDALKGQVALAFVVLRDAQAYDGDKARAKLEAALTATVDRQLGAIARPARVHVVSMLPKTRSGKLLRRAIAALAEGREPGDLPTIEDPAALQQVREALGGSGQG
- a CDS encoding MFS transporter, yielding METSLEKSALAGASAGTANPVHLAAVQPAAKVQRTVYSVLGAISFSHLLNDMIQSLILAIYPMLKDNFSLSFGQIGLITLTYQITASLLQPLVGIYTDKHPKPYSLPVGMGFTLAGLLLMSVAPSFSVLLVAAALVGCGSSVFHPESSRVARMASGGRHGLAQSLFQVGGNAGSSLGPLLAALIVIPHGQRSIAWFSVAALVAIVVLAQIGRWYKQHPSVKKARNVAGHATLSRNKVMFAMGVLILLVFSKYFYLASINSYFTFYLIDKFHLPVQAAQVHLFVFLAAVAAGTVIGGPIGDRIGRKYVICVSILGVAPFTLLLPYANLFWTGVLTVIIGVVLASAFSAILVYAQELIPGKVGMVAGLFFGFAFGMGGIGAAVLGQLADATSIAYVYKVCSFLPLIGMLTVFLPDVEGKRAQA
- a CDS encoding methyl-accepting chemotaxis protein, with the translated sequence MKAVSLGGQKGAGFVPEGEAAGKSQSHGQGGRGPAVRLKGLSVKAMLRLAFAVLLIGTLAIGVFSLTQISRLNGSAQSIYDQGHVASRAAEEARGHMLRASRAQKMLLTATTAKERDELGADIDKGLSGLAAQLGTLQQYVEASDAKAVDQQKKFAAAVATWSGHLRDFVTLVKAQPLDLSQMNWQVGTQDVSLLVETGKLEKLVDELVAQRGTAAKATIEASGFIYHSSFVMIAVMTVALIVLAFGISEWVVRRLGAQLGGEPGYAKEIASRIAAGDLSNQIVLGRKDKSSMLYALHDMQNGLSTTVSDIAASADAIATASGEISMGNQDLSQRTEQQAMALERTASSMEQLTSTVRQNADNAKQASTLANNASEIAEKGGDVVSRVVATMNEINDSARSIGDIIGVIEGIAFQTNILALNAAVEAARAGEEGRGFSVVAAEVRNLAQRSAAAAKEIKGLISTSVERVSNGSTLAQDAGQTMDEVVKAVKRVTDIMGEISAASSEQSAGIEEINLAVTQMDSGTQQNAALVEQATAAARSLDDQARGLKLMVGKFRL
- a CDS encoding IS30 family transposase; this translates as MERQRRPWLNTVQKAEIWKLWREGESLSAIARMLERQPSAVYRVVNRNGGIAPAARTRSARALTLAEREEISRALVADRTMGQIALQLGRSKSTISREIARNGGSHRYRAHEADANAWERARRPKVCALSGNGRLRRLVAARLKLQWAPVQIAGWLRREFRVNKDMQISHETIYRSLFIQARGVLKKELVEHLRTNRTMRQAKSASASGQNRGRIAGAVSISERPAEVEDRAVPGHWEGDLLAGSNNTYIATLVERHSRYVMLVKVAGKDTASVVSALIRQVNKLPKQLRGSLTWDRGTEMASHRNFTIATDVQVYFCDPRSPWQRGSNENTNGLLRQYFPKGKPVDGYSQAELNKVAARLNGRPRQTLQFMNPAEKLAETLGVALTG
- a CDS encoding HlyD family secretion protein encodes the protein MTIRNIVGFVATAIIFIVAILIGRVLWVHYMDEPWTRDGRVRAEIVNVAPDVSGAVVDLAVKDNQLVKKGDLLMQIDPSHYEIAVEQAQAAVAARKAELQMRRDDAQRRADMDALVVSKESRENATHTASAADAAYQQALAALDAAKLNLARTRVVSPVDGYVTNLNVFRGDYATAGSAKLAIVDSHSFWVYGYFEETKLPHVRVGDKAEVRLMSGGTLQGHVESISRGIYDRDNPESRELLADVNPTFNWVRLAQRVPVRVRIDSVPDDVVLAAGITCTVVVNPG
- a CDS encoding DUF1656 domain-containing protein — translated: MPRDIAVFDAYVPAIVLLFIAGAALTWVLDRVIAYTGLYRVVWHPSLFRASLLVCMCGVLGLAVYR
- a CDS encoding FUSC family protein; translated protein: MSASPSPASQPNPFAALCAAVAGWARTDGRTWIYLFKALAACFLALGIAMKLDLPQPRTAMTTVFIVMQPQSGMVFAKSFYRICGTLVGLVVMLAFIGLFAQQPEMFIVATAIWVGICTAGAARNRNFKSYGFVLAGYTAALIGIPASQHPDGAFLSALTRVAEVVVGIVCAGAVSGLVLPQYAGLQMRSTVRARFSAFVEYVCASLAGRNDRAQIEATNARFVADIVGFEAARSVAVFEGPDSRMRGGRLARLNSEFMTASTRFHALHQLMNRLRDANTSGAAVAIDALEPYFKEIAPLLAKSGEPVLSAADAAHAAAQLDAYKAALPRRVRATRDALETHADAPLLDFDTGAELLYRFVDDLHAYAATYASLAVDMHERERWIERYEPKTNAIAAGVAGLRAAIVMMVLGAFWIATAWPSGTTLVLTAAATCALASSSPNPMRTAIQMGGGTLIASVMGMIAVFGVYPHIDGFPLLCAVLTPFLLLGVFMTTRPSLAGYGVGYCIFFCFLAGPDNVIHYDPSGFINDAIALLLSMLVSSIAFAVLLPPSTPWLRNRLLMDLRRQVVLASRAGMSRVRSRFESGARDLMFQINALAPNEPELKRETLRWLFSVLEVGNAMIDLRREVAALPADARYAKTMPWRVSLRAMRNAVTALFEQARADRLDRALAATIDAIAAVQQMLATFTLPREERHQLQRILSQLHFIRTALLDPQSPLETLVSGRADASEGVRHAT